The DNA segment GATGGACAACGCCGCCCGGTCGATGACGTTCTACGAGTTCGACTCGATGGAATACCTGCGGGTCTGGCGCGAGATGGACGACCGGGACGAGGAAGCCGTGGTGATCTATCACTCGCACACGGCGACCGAGGCGTACCCGTCCCGGACGGACGCGGACATCGCCGGCTGGCCGGACGCGCACTACCTCCTCGTCTCGACCCGTGAGCCGGATGCGGAGGAGATCCGCTCGTTCCGTATTCTGGACGGTGTGGTGACCGAGGAAGAGGTCAACATCGTGGATGCGACGGTGGACGCGTGAAGGTGAGTGCCGTGCAGTCGTACATGTTCGGGCAGAGCCCGGTGTCGGTGTTTTACGAGTGTCGCTGAGCGACCACTCCACCCGACCCTTTGCCTTTTTCATGAACGACCCCGCTTGAGGAGCATGACAGTCATGGCTATCGAAGTCCGCGTTCCCACCATCCTGCGCAACTACACCGGCGGCGCCAAGGTCGTCGAGGGCGCCGGTGACACCCTCACCGGTCTGATCGACGATCTGGACGCCAAGCACAACGGGCTCAAGGGCCGGCTCATCACCGCCGAGGGCAACCTGCACCGGTTCGTCAACATCTACGTGAACGACGAGGACGTCCGCTTCCTCGGCGCGCTCGACGCGAAGCTGAAGGACGGCGACTCGATCACCATCCTGCCGGCCGTCGCCGGTGGCGCCCTGGGCTTCGCGGCCGCAGCCGCCTACCTGGGTCTCTGATCTCGGTGGCTCGCTACGAGAGCCTGCTAGACGCGTGCGGGGGCACGCCGCTCGTCGGCCTGCCCCGCCTGTCCCCGGCGGTGCCCGAAGGGGCGCCGCCGGTGCGGCTGTGGGCCAAGCTCGAGGACCGGAACCCGACCGGGAGCATCAAGGACCGTGCCGCGCTGTTCATGGTGCGCGAGGCCGAGGAGTCCGGGCACCTGCGCCCCGGCGACACCATCCTCGAGCCGACCAGCGGGAACACCGGCATCGCCCTGGCCATGGTCGCGAAACTCCGGGGCTATCGACTGGTCTGCGTGATGCCGGAGAACGTCTCCGCCGAGCGCATTCAAATGCTTCGGATGTACGGGGCGGAGATCCTGTTCTCGCCGGCCGCCGGCGGTTCGAACCAGGCCGTCGCCACCGCGAAGCAGATCGCGGCCGAGCACCCCGACTGGAAGATGCTCTACCAGTACGGCAACCCGGCGAACGCCCGCGCGCACTACGAGACCACCGGTCCGGAACTGCTGCGCGACCTCCCCACGATCACGCATTTCGTCGCGGGTCTGGGCACCACCGGGACCCTGATGGGCACCGGCCGGTTCCTGAAGGAGAAGGTCGAGGGCATCCAGATCGTGGCGGCCGAGCCGCGGTACGGCGAACTCGTCTACGGCCTGCGCAACATCGACGAGGGCTACGTGCCGGAGCTCTACGACGCCTCGGTGCTCGATCGGCGCTTCTCGGTCGGCACCCGGGACGCGGTTCTGCGTACCCGGCAACTGGTCGAGGTCGAGGGGATCTTCGCGGGCTTCTCCAGCGGCGCGATCCTGCACGCGGCACTCGCCGTGGCGCACGCCGCGGTCAAGGAGGGCAAGCCGGCCGACGTGGCGTTCGTGATCGCCGACGGTGGCTGGAAATACCTGTCCACCGGTGCTTACGGCGGCACGCTCAACGACGCTGAAGAGGCCCTCGAAGGCCAGCTCTGGGCTTAGTAGGAGAGGGCCACCGCCACGGCGGCGGCCATCGGCGGCGCGGCCGCGATCAGCAGCCACCACGGCAGGTTCCGCTCGTGGATGGCGAGGAACGCGGCCGCCGTCGGCACGACGCTCAGCAGCGTCAGCAATCCCAGGACCGGCAGATACCAGCCGGGCGCCCCGCCGAAGACCGCGATCACCGCGTAGAGGCCGACGCCCACGCCGGTGAGGCCGAGAGCGGTGCCGTAGAGGGCCATCGCCAGCATCCGCATCTGGCCGGGCGCCGGATCCTCGGGAGCCGGGAACCGGAAGACGCCGGGATCCTCTGCCGACGCCAGAAGTGACGCGTTTTCCGCGGGCGCGGTTCGGGTAGTGCGGGCCTGCTCGACCGCGGTCACGTCGCCTCCATCAGATGACCTTCGTCGTACTACCCTGAGCAACGCCGACAGGTCACCGGACGTGACGGTGGAAATCGTGATGACCGAGGTCACGGTGGTTGTGATGTGCGTTGTCGATTTGACGACAAATCGATCAGTTGTTTACTTCCAGCACTGGTCGGGGCGTACGCTTCGCTCCGTGATTGACTGGTCTGACAAGTCAAGAGCGGACCGGTCGTGCGGGGTGTGGACGACCCGGTGTTGTTCGACCCGATGTGACCCAGAGGAAACCGCATGCGACTAACCGTTCTCGGTTGTGCCGGCAGTTTCCCCGGCCCCGAGTCGGCGTGTTCGGCCTATCTCGTGGAAGCCGAGGGATACCGGCTCCTGATCGACTTCGGTTCCGGATCGTTGTCCGCCCTCCAGCGGTACTCGGACATGCGCAAGGTCGATGCGATCCTCCTGACCCACCTGCACTGCGATCACATGCTCGACGCGTGTACGTACGTGGTCGTCCGCCGCTACGACCCGGCCGGCCCGCTGCCGCCGGTGCCGGTCTACGCGCCGCTGGGCGCCGCCGAGCGCATCGCCGCGGCGTACAGCACCGAGGGCGAGCCGGTCGACGACGTCTACACGTTCTACGGCCTGCAGCCCGGCACGTTCCCGATCGGCCCGCTGACCGTCACCGTCGATCGGGTCAATCACCCGGTGGAGACGTACGGCGTCCGCATCGAGCACAACGGGCGGGTCCTGGCGTACTCGTCGGACACCGCCCCCTGCGATGCCCTGCTGCGCCTGGCAGCCGGCGCGGATCTCTTCCTCTGTGAGGCGAGTTACCTCGACGGCGCCCCCAACCCTCCTGACCTGCACCTGACCGGCGGCGAGGCGGGCGAGGCGGCGACCAAGGCGGACGTCGGGCGCCTGCTGCTGACCCACTTGGTGCCGGCTTGGGCCAGTGAGGCATCTATTGTGGAGGCCGCCACCGCCGCTTACGCGGGACCGGTCGAAGTCGTGCGGCCGGGGGCCAGATACGATCTCTGAGCCGGTGTGCGGGGGCGAATCGGCTTGCACCGATGCACCACGTGTCGTGATCTTGGAGTTGTCGCATTGCGCATCGTTCGCCTGGCCAACTTCGTCACGGTGCACACCGGTGGTCTG comes from the Actinoplanes sp. OR16 genome and includes:
- a CDS encoding PLP-dependent cysteine synthase family protein, whose translation is MARYESLLDACGGTPLVGLPRLSPAVPEGAPPVRLWAKLEDRNPTGSIKDRAALFMVREAEESGHLRPGDTILEPTSGNTGIALAMVAKLRGYRLVCVMPENVSAERIQMLRMYGAEILFSPAAGGSNQAVATAKQIAAEHPDWKMLYQYGNPANARAHYETTGPELLRDLPTITHFVAGLGTTGTLMGTGRFLKEKVEGIQIVAAEPRYGELVYGLRNIDEGYVPELYDASVLDRRFSVGTRDAVLRTRQLVEVEGIFAGFSSGAILHAALAVAHAAVKEGKPADVAFVIADGGWKYLSTGAYGGTLNDAEEALEGQLWA
- a CDS encoding MBL fold metallo-hydrolase; the encoded protein is MRLTVLGCAGSFPGPESACSAYLVEAEGYRLLIDFGSGSLSALQRYSDMRKVDAILLTHLHCDHMLDACTYVVVRRYDPAGPLPPVPVYAPLGAAERIAAAYSTEGEPVDDVYTFYGLQPGTFPIGPLTVTVDRVNHPVETYGVRIEHNGRVLAYSSDTAPCDALLRLAAGADLFLCEASYLDGAPNPPDLHLTGGEAGEAATKADVGRLLLTHLVPAWASEASIVEAATAAYAGPVEVVRPGARYDL
- a CDS encoding MoaD family protein, producing the protein MAIEVRVPTILRNYTGGAKVVEGAGDTLTGLIDDLDAKHNGLKGRLITAEGNLHRFVNIYVNDEDVRFLGALDAKLKDGDSITILPAVAGGALGFAAAAAYLGL